In Myxococcus guangdongensis, a single genomic region encodes these proteins:
- a CDS encoding HAD family hydrolase: MAIACVVLDFDGTFTDVATESAPFLTHFRDGLAHALGQGVEQAWEEEVAALRAGADILGWNLGGKVVAPATADPYLTATTAAHRIFQRLSVGTDEATRSEAVQKLYRDSYVHSATAFKPEAKEVLEALLATGLPVTVVTNAHTELVVKKLDTLAPKGRERLQVSGDARKFLLDAPDVTDARFDALPETQTLEGVLRRPVYLRRGRYFEALKRIWDTTGTRPDQTLVAGDIYELDLALPAALGAHVQLVARENVLPYELKAIEQLGARGGVDKSLHALLPRLR; the protein is encoded by the coding sequence ATGGCGATTGCTTGTGTGGTGCTGGACTTCGACGGGACCTTCACGGACGTGGCGACGGAGAGCGCGCCGTTCCTGACACACTTTCGTGACGGACTGGCCCACGCGTTGGGGCAGGGCGTGGAGCAGGCGTGGGAGGAAGAAGTCGCGGCGCTGCGCGCGGGTGCGGACATCCTCGGCTGGAACCTGGGCGGCAAGGTGGTGGCGCCCGCCACGGCGGACCCGTACCTGACGGCGACCACGGCCGCGCACCGCATCTTCCAGCGGCTGTCGGTGGGCACGGACGAGGCCACGCGCTCGGAGGCGGTGCAGAAGCTGTATCGCGACTCGTACGTGCACTCGGCCACGGCCTTCAAGCCGGAGGCGAAGGAGGTGCTGGAGGCGCTGCTGGCCACGGGGCTGCCCGTCACGGTGGTGACGAACGCGCACACAGAGCTGGTGGTGAAGAAGCTCGACACGCTGGCGCCCAAGGGCCGTGAGCGGCTCCAGGTCTCCGGTGACGCGCGGAAGTTCCTGTTGGACGCGCCGGACGTGACGGACGCGCGCTTCGACGCGCTGCCGGAGACGCAGACGCTGGAGGGGGTGCTGCGCCGGCCGGTGTACCTGCGCCGGGGCCGCTACTTCGAGGCGCTCAAGCGCATCTGGGACACCACCGGCACGCGGCCCGACCAGACGCTGGTGGCGGGCGACATCTACGAGCTGGACCTGGCGCTGCCGGCCGCCCTGGGCGCGCACGTGCAGCTGGTCGCGCGCGAGAACGTGCTGCCGTACGAGCTGAAGGCCATCGAGCAGCTCGGCGCCCGCGGCGGCGTGGACAAGAGCCTGCACGCGCTGCTGCCCCGGCTGCGCTGA
- a CDS encoding response regulator transcription factor, translating to MAIVTHVVMQPTVLLVEDDPDLRGVMAEALQAEGYDVNMAINAREAVRVLAASEVPCLVLVDLEAPCVQGASLLETLKQDARFTGSRVVGMRAESGPCPQGAVALLRKPVRLKDLMAVVQAHCPDPRSDTAQRVSR from the coding sequence GTGGCAATCGTGACCCACGTGGTGATGCAGCCGACGGTGCTCCTGGTGGAGGACGACCCGGACCTCCGGGGCGTGATGGCGGAGGCGCTCCAGGCCGAAGGCTACGACGTGAACATGGCCATCAACGCCCGCGAGGCCGTGCGGGTGTTGGCGGCCTCGGAGGTGCCTTGTCTGGTGTTGGTGGACCTGGAGGCGCCGTGTGTCCAGGGGGCGTCGCTCCTGGAGACGTTGAAGCAGGACGCGCGCTTCACGGGCTCGCGGGTGGTGGGGATGCGCGCGGAGTCCGGCCCGTGCCCTCAAGGGGCGGTGGCGCTCCTGCGCAAGCCCGTGCGGCTCAAGGACCTGATGGCCGTGGTCCAGGCGCACTGCCCGGACCCCCGGTCGGACACCGCGCAGCGCGTCAGTAGGTGA
- a CDS encoding nucleotidyltransferase family protein: MKAVAIILAAGEARRMAHPKALILHEGDKSFLQSLASTFVKAGCQVLGVVGKDSEAIRKQHPGMDLRESEQWRDSQMASVKTGLDAALAEGADVVVLHPVDMPALRTNTVKSMLKLMGDSEEMLRPEFEGAPGWPVMMSRGMAEQLRAADGEQLEAVLKSMRVRRVPMKDPGVLVNINAPETYERLFGSAPQLAPPPSPPKRKGSGKRGSGLTTVSDVGEGSSAPMAAASEE; the protein is encoded by the coding sequence ATGAAGGCAGTGGCGATCATCCTCGCAGCGGGCGAGGCCCGGCGGATGGCCCACCCCAAGGCGCTCATCCTGCACGAAGGCGACAAGAGCTTCCTTCAGTCGCTGGCGTCGACCTTCGTCAAGGCGGGCTGTCAGGTGCTGGGTGTGGTGGGGAAGGATTCGGAGGCCATTCGCAAGCAGCACCCGGGAATGGACCTCCGGGAGTCGGAGCAGTGGCGAGACAGTCAGATGGCCTCGGTGAAGACGGGGCTGGACGCGGCGCTGGCGGAGGGGGCGGACGTGGTGGTGCTGCATCCGGTGGACATGCCGGCGCTCAGGACCAACACGGTCAAGTCCATGCTCAAGTTGATGGGGGACTCCGAGGAGATGTTGCGTCCGGAGTTCGAGGGCGCGCCGGGTTGGCCGGTGATGATGTCGCGCGGGATGGCGGAGCAGCTCCGCGCGGCGGACGGCGAGCAGCTGGAGGCGGTGCTCAAGAGCATGCGCGTGCGCCGGGTGCCCATGAAGGACCCGGGGGTGCTGGTGAACATCAACGCGCCGGAGACGTACGAGCGGCTGTTCGGCTCGGCGCCGCAGCTCGCCCCACCGCCCTCGCCGCCCAAGCGCAAGGGCAGCGGCAAGCGCGGCTCGGGGCTCACCACGGTGTCGGATGTCGGCGAGGGCTCGTCGGCGCCCATGGCCGCGGCGTCGGAAGAGTAG
- a CDS encoding CBS domain-containing protein produces the protein MTTCRSPEFEMLVSRAVTLFPEDTVLSALQVMHHHAMHALPVVDGRDGAWLGEVSEDELHRLSAFAPLARLAEILTAKALAGTEEKTVAPTTTLLLHAPSPRWLH, from the coding sequence GTGACGACGTGCCGCAGCCCTGAGTTCGAGATGCTCGTTTCCCGTGCCGTGACGCTCTTCCCGGAGGACACCGTCCTCTCGGCGCTCCAGGTGATGCACCACCACGCGATGCACGCGCTGCCCGTGGTGGATGGCCGTGACGGAGCGTGGCTGGGGGAGGTGTCCGAGGATGAGCTGCACCGGCTGTCCGCCTTCGCGCCGCTGGCGCGGCTGGCTGAAATTCTGACCGCCAAGGCGCTCGCGGGGACGGAAGAAAAGACGGTGGCCCCCACGACGACGCTGCTGCTCCACGCGCCATCACCCCGGTGGCTGCATTGA
- a CDS encoding patatin-like phospholipase family protein — translation MSIKPLPSSTSSAAARRAPEPAAARPAETPKPNLLERMGQGLQNVAREANRLVDGFEAKLPDLSRLGLPKPTGAGNTPWAGITLTGKPLQIPLDKLLQVDLGDLRKVLERILPPKIDDKQGKELVAQTKDFRDTLGQVRSLAAHLDMLPSTHPRYPQVKAALEKAEAELTKTTGYTRATAPRPGSLWLDPQFLAKELPGGQVHASRFPTGTPVTKPPSALDIVAGGDAKKAAEYTASVAQNRAEAGMPVQGGEPMGVHLSLEGGGGKGKRYAAMFAEMRDMGVVPVSLTGTSAGSIAAAFAATGATPQQIEDVAKDPRLGQLYDFDLDLNDGGLLDGQAAFDMFDQKLRELTGITDRPVTFADLKIPLQLIAAKAYDSAVPDGGFKSAQDRIFVFSQETTPDTPVALAMRASMAIPGVFDPVQVVDPVTGRQMHLVDGGTLDNLPMGYAKNDLPQIGASLQPRGGTHPSNGTAQPKPLPTGQLDTDDAIWNGFNGLALLKDNATEAQDWRDKAKPGANQFMLAVPTWNLDDPKQGNTILGFGYDAKVDPQLDQQTRQVTRDFLREFMDDMKVPGSRGTNLVTQVPKDLRFSEDVQIWGEKFQVTYTGGDTVVATAANGKRHEVRLGQKQIEALWLDGQTFKDFDAQLSHVLSDVRSVRPSWFPF, via the coding sequence ATGAGCATCAAGCCCCTGCCCTCCTCCACGTCGTCTGCCGCGGCGCGTCGTGCCCCCGAGCCCGCGGCCGCGCGCCCGGCGGAGACCCCGAAGCCCAACCTGCTCGAGCGGATGGGCCAGGGGCTGCAGAACGTCGCGCGCGAAGCCAACCGACTGGTGGACGGCTTTGAGGCGAAGCTGCCGGACCTGTCGCGCCTGGGCCTGCCGAAGCCGACGGGCGCGGGGAACACGCCGTGGGCGGGCATCACCCTCACGGGCAAGCCGCTCCAGATTCCGCTCGACAAGCTGCTGCAGGTCGACCTGGGCGATTTGCGCAAGGTGCTCGAGCGCATCCTCCCGCCCAAGATCGACGACAAGCAGGGCAAGGAGCTCGTCGCGCAGACGAAGGACTTCCGCGACACGCTGGGCCAGGTGCGCTCGCTGGCGGCGCACCTGGACATGCTGCCCTCCACGCACCCGCGCTATCCGCAAGTGAAGGCCGCGCTGGAGAAGGCGGAGGCGGAGCTGACGAAGACGACGGGCTACACGCGCGCCACCGCGCCGCGCCCGGGCTCGCTGTGGTTGGATCCGCAGTTCCTGGCGAAGGAGCTGCCGGGCGGCCAGGTCCACGCGAGCCGCTTCCCCACGGGCACGCCGGTGACGAAGCCGCCCTCCGCGCTGGACATCGTGGCCGGTGGCGACGCGAAGAAGGCCGCCGAGTACACCGCCTCCGTCGCGCAGAACCGCGCCGAGGCGGGGATGCCGGTGCAGGGCGGCGAGCCCATGGGCGTGCACCTGAGCCTGGAGGGGGGTGGTGGCAAGGGCAAGCGCTACGCGGCCATGTTCGCGGAGATGCGCGACATGGGCGTGGTGCCGGTGAGCCTGACGGGCACGTCCGCGGGCTCCATCGCCGCCGCGTTCGCCGCCACGGGCGCCACGCCGCAGCAGATTGAAGACGTGGCCAAGGACCCGCGCCTGGGCCAGCTGTACGACTTCGACCTGGACCTGAACGACGGTGGCCTGCTGGATGGCCAGGCCGCGTTCGACATGTTCGACCAGAAGCTGCGCGAGCTCACCGGAATCACGGACCGGCCCGTCACCTTCGCGGACCTGAAGATTCCCCTGCAGCTCATCGCCGCCAAGGCCTACGACAGCGCGGTGCCGGACGGCGGCTTCAAGAGCGCGCAGGACCGCATCTTCGTCTTCAGCCAGGAGACCACGCCGGACACGCCCGTGGCGCTCGCCATGCGCGCCTCCATGGCCATCCCCGGCGTGTTCGACCCGGTGCAGGTGGTGGACCCCGTCACCGGCCGGCAGATGCACCTGGTGGACGGCGGCACGCTGGACAACCTGCCCATGGGCTACGCGAAGAATGACCTGCCGCAGATTGGCGCGTCGCTGCAGCCGCGCGGCGGCACGCACCCGTCCAACGGCACCGCGCAGCCCAAGCCGCTGCCCACCGGCCAGCTCGACACCGATGACGCCATCTGGAACGGCTTCAACGGCCTGGCGCTCCTCAAGGACAACGCCACCGAGGCCCAGGACTGGCGCGACAAGGCGAAGCCCGGCGCCAACCAGTTCATGCTCGCCGTGCCCACGTGGAACCTGGATGACCCCAAGCAGGGCAACACCATCCTGGGCTTCGGCTACGACGCCAAGGTGGACCCCCAGCTGGACCAGCAGACGCGCCAGGTGACGCGCGACTTCCTGCGCGAGTTCATGGACGACATGAAGGTCCCCGGCTCGCGCGGCACCAACCTGGTCACCCAGGTCCCCAAGGACTTGAGGTTCAGCGAGGACGTCCAGATCTGGGGCGAGAAGTTCCAGGTGACGTACACCGGCGGGGACACCGTCGTCGCCACCGCCGCCAATGGCAAACGTCACGAGGTGCGGCTCGGTCAGAAACAGATTGAAGCCCTCTGGTTGGATGGACAGACGTTCAAGGACTTCGACGCGCAGCTGTCTCACGTCCTCAGCGACGTGCGCAGCGTGCGGCCTTCCTGGTTCCCGTTCTGA
- a CDS encoding OmpA/MotB family protein, which translates to MQAERGRAWVPWLVTVLVVLLAGGVLYLAHRGSVQAQAQAEEARKAADEATARARDADAARQQAEEKLTALQTEHTKLTTEKEQLHTEKEQLSQTVQEQEAELAKLKATYDDLQDKMKAEIAEGAIKLSQAQGRIQVDLVDKVLFDSGDASISKRGQEVLKRLGGVLAKVDDKAIQVSGHTDDSPPSQKLQTTFPTNWELSVARAVNVVRFLQEHGNVPARRMLAAGYGEMRPISANATPQGRARNRRIEVLLIPDLAAKKAGVRTARDTR; encoded by the coding sequence ATGCAAGCGGAGCGAGGGCGGGCCTGGGTGCCCTGGCTGGTGACGGTGCTGGTGGTGCTGCTCGCGGGCGGCGTGCTGTACCTGGCGCACCGCGGCTCGGTGCAGGCCCAGGCGCAGGCGGAGGAGGCGCGCAAGGCGGCGGACGAGGCCACCGCGCGCGCCCGTGACGCGGACGCCGCCCGTCAACAGGCCGAGGAGAAGCTCACGGCGCTGCAGACCGAGCACACGAAGCTGACGACGGAGAAGGAGCAGCTCCACACGGAGAAGGAGCAGCTCAGCCAGACGGTGCAGGAGCAGGAGGCGGAGCTCGCCAAGCTCAAGGCCACCTACGATGACCTGCAGGACAAGATGAAGGCCGAAATCGCCGAGGGCGCCATCAAGCTGTCGCAGGCCCAGGGCCGCATCCAGGTGGACCTGGTGGACAAGGTGCTCTTCGACTCCGGCGACGCGAGCATCAGCAAGCGCGGCCAGGAGGTCCTCAAGCGGCTGGGCGGCGTCTTGGCCAAGGTGGACGACAAGGCCATCCAGGTGTCGGGCCACACGGACGACTCGCCGCCGTCGCAGAAGCTGCAGACGACCTTCCCCACCAACTGGGAGCTGTCCGTCGCGCGCGCCGTCAACGTGGTGCGCTTCCTCCAGGAGCACGGCAACGTGCCCGCGCGCCGGATGCTCGCCGCGGGCTATGGCGAGATGCGCCCCATCTCCGCCAACGCCACCCCGCAGGGCCGCGCGCGCAACCGCCGCATCGAGGTCCTCCTCATCCCCGACCTCGCGGCGAAGAAGGCCGGCGTGAGGACGGCGCGCGACACGCGCTGA